The following coding sequences lie in one Candidatus Nitrospira nitrificans genomic window:
- the galU gene encoding UTP--glucose-1-phosphate uridylyltransferase GalU, translated as MSRLTVRKAIIPAAGLGTRFLPATKASPKEMLPLVDKPLIQYTVEEAVASGIEDIIVITGRGKRAIEDHFDRSVELEENLKGTGKSQVLHQIRQISNLANFCYVRQSEALGLGHAVLCAQHLIGDEPFAVILGDEIIDADVPGLAQLIHIYKKRHGAVLGVQEVPKADVSRYGIVTPKRLAHGLHRVEDLVEKPSPTDAPSTLAVIGRYILPPEIFPILRKTAPGKNGEIQLTDALRTLARKSPMYALEVEGQRHDAGDKLGFLIATVEFGLKNPALGAEFRDYLSTRMHAVSNTRRG; from the coding sequence CTTCCTGCCACAAAGGCCTCCCCCAAGGAGATGCTGCCGTTGGTCGACAAACCACTCATCCAATATACGGTCGAAGAAGCGGTGGCCTCCGGCATCGAAGACATCATCGTGATTACCGGCCGCGGCAAACGCGCGATTGAAGATCACTTCGATCGCTCCGTCGAGTTGGAAGAAAATCTGAAAGGCACCGGCAAAAGTCAGGTGCTCCATCAAATCCGACAGATCTCGAACCTCGCGAACTTTTGCTACGTGCGGCAATCCGAAGCCCTCGGCTTGGGGCATGCCGTATTGTGCGCGCAACACCTGATCGGCGATGAACCCTTCGCCGTTATTCTCGGCGATGAGATCATCGACGCGGATGTTCCAGGGCTTGCGCAATTGATCCACATCTATAAAAAGCGCCATGGGGCGGTGCTCGGGGTGCAGGAAGTTCCCAAGGCGGACGTCAGCCGGTACGGCATCGTCACTCCCAAGCGCCTCGCTCACGGCCTGCATCGGGTCGAGGATTTGGTCGAAAAACCATCGCCCACCGATGCCCCATCCACGCTCGCCGTGATCGGCCGGTATATCCTTCCTCCGGAAATTTTCCCGATCCTGAGGAAAACCGCTCCTGGAAAGAACGGAGAAATTCAGCTGACCGATGCGCTCAGGACGCTGGCAAGAAAATCTCCGATGTATGCGCTTGAGGTGGAGGGACAGCGCCATGATGCCGGAGACAAACTGGGCTTTTTAATCGCCACCGTTGAGTTTGGGTTGAAGAACCCGGCATTGGGAGCAGAGTTCCGCGACTATCTTTCGACCAGAATGCACGCTGTCTCGAATACTCGTCGAGGATGA